One region of Micromonospora lupini genomic DNA includes:
- a CDS encoding ABC transporter permease, translating into MLAIIWGALAARRAQALAVLLLAVLASAAAAAAPSYVAAAGQAVARNELATAAPTDSQLRLVESTDSPGMPGDPSRTIFGKDVSRIAPAGFEVVFGAHSGGVATGRAGTVTSNLVFRSGVCERVSVAGACPRVTAKRQPPEVMVSTHTAARLGVAPGGQFTFGAVPVRVAGVYRPLDVTDPFWVGAEFIRPPAAGVATTAEPGSAEDAVFTAESSPLVDEQTIAHRATADLYLTERVLDNHSVRDLQSMVAVLARESSLRGFGSGTSLSPFFDRVALQRGQLADGVALGAGLLVLLSWLVLFVSVSSGADERRPEQGLLLLRGVQRRRLWALAIGEYAVPVLVAIPLGCLGGIAAARLLAAHTLPTQADVTVDATVVGYAAVGALGALVAVLLAQARTMSAPVVDLLRRVPARARRWRATVGDMVAVAVAVAAVVQLRSGGSPSGLALVAPVVGALAAGLLLARIAMLGGAVVGAALLARGRTASGLALVQVARQPRFRPLIALLTVAVAMLAFTAATSEVASAAYADRATIEVGAPRVVEVDATSRSHLLNAVRAVDPEGRFAMAAVVTNAASEADTPVLAVDSGRLATVTVPRSFYGASLADVERAIRPDPPGEPLDLRGRLLTVLATADFDKAAFGGNRVRLVVTVASSNGTRVVVAHQDVQPGHDEYRFPVPECAQTCRLVKIEIVAEVVPQPLVVRFDKLLIGDGDTDGDGDFDGNRVRLTGAQFAELERWRQTDPNSSFLSSGEGKDAGLVIDIPDGRRARPAGISVADSPSPLPGWLTRSKGQRLGSAHRYEAIDGTPGEVRVMGLADRLPRLGGSGVVVDLEYADRLAVAGQNGTKEVWLTRTAPADVLDRLRAQGLVVKHDRTITAVRDDYDRQGAAIALRFNLFAALAGVLIGAAGLVALAAAEQRNRVAMLVALRRQGLPPRAVRGGYGWPVAVATASGGIATVVIWLLTRDGQRLFSRGRSPLPLPEWPDVGRLLLFVAPTVALFALTAAVLARIVAASIRRRTGR; encoded by the coding sequence ATGCTGGCGATCATCTGGGGAGCGCTCGCGGCCCGCCGGGCACAGGCCCTGGCGGTGCTGCTGCTCGCGGTGCTCGCCAGCGCCGCCGCCGCGGCCGCGCCGAGCTACGTTGCGGCGGCCGGCCAGGCCGTGGCGAGAAACGAGCTGGCCACGGCCGCGCCCACCGACAGTCAACTGCGTCTCGTCGAGTCCACCGACTCCCCGGGAATGCCCGGTGATCCGTCCCGGACCATCTTCGGGAAAGACGTCAGCCGAATCGCGCCGGCCGGTTTCGAGGTGGTGTTCGGCGCGCATAGCGGTGGCGTGGCGACCGGTCGGGCCGGGACGGTGACCTCGAACCTGGTCTTCCGGTCGGGGGTCTGCGAGCGGGTCTCCGTGGCGGGCGCGTGTCCCCGCGTCACCGCCAAGCGGCAACCACCCGAGGTGATGGTCAGCACCCACACCGCGGCACGTCTCGGTGTCGCCCCGGGTGGCCAGTTCACCTTCGGCGCGGTGCCGGTGCGGGTCGCCGGCGTCTACCGGCCCCTCGACGTGACCGACCCGTTCTGGGTGGGCGCGGAGTTCATCCGGCCGCCGGCGGCGGGTGTGGCGACCACGGCGGAGCCCGGCAGCGCCGAGGACGCCGTCTTCACCGCCGAGTCCTCGCCCCTCGTCGACGAGCAGACCATCGCGCATCGGGCGACGGCGGACCTCTACCTCACCGAGCGCGTGCTGGACAACCACTCCGTGCGGGACCTCCAGTCGATGGTGGCGGTGCTGGCACGCGAATCCAGCCTTCGGGGCTTCGGTTCCGGCACCTCCCTGTCGCCCTTCTTCGACCGGGTCGCGCTCCAACGTGGGCAACTGGCCGACGGTGTGGCGCTGGGCGCCGGGCTGCTCGTCCTGCTCAGCTGGCTGGTGCTCTTCGTGTCGGTCAGCTCGGGCGCCGACGAACGCCGGCCGGAGCAGGGCCTGCTGCTGTTGCGCGGCGTACAACGCCGACGACTGTGGGCGCTGGCGATCGGCGAGTACGCCGTGCCCGTGCTGGTGGCGATCCCCCTCGGCTGCCTCGGCGGCATCGCCGCCGCCCGACTGCTCGCCGCGCACACCCTGCCGACACAGGCAGACGTCACGGTGGACGCGACGGTGGTCGGCTACGCCGCCGTCGGGGCGCTCGGCGCGCTCGTCGCGGTGCTGCTGGCCCAGGCCCGGACGATGTCCGCGCCCGTCGTCGACCTGCTGCGCCGGGTTCCGGCGCGGGCACGGCGGTGGCGGGCGACAGTCGGCGACATGGTCGCCGTCGCCGTCGCCGTGGCCGCTGTGGTGCAGTTGCGCTCCGGCGGCTCCCCCAGCGGGCTGGCCCTGGTGGCGCCGGTCGTCGGCGCCCTGGCCGCCGGTCTCCTGCTGGCCCGGATCGCCATGCTCGGCGGGGCGGTGGTGGGCGCGGCGCTGCTGGCACGGGGCCGGACGGCCTCCGGTCTCGCCCTCGTGCAGGTGGCCCGGCAGCCCCGGTTCCGACCCCTGATCGCGCTGCTCACGGTGGCCGTCGCGATGCTCGCCTTCACCGCGGCGACGAGCGAGGTCGCGTCGGCCGCCTACGCCGATCGGGCGACAATCGAGGTCGGTGCGCCCCGGGTCGTCGAGGTCGACGCGACGTCGCGCTCCCATCTGCTGAACGCCGTCCGGGCCGTCGATCCCGAGGGCCGCTTCGCGATGGCCGCGGTGGTGACCAACGCCGCCTCCGAGGCCGACACGCCGGTCCTCGCCGTGGACTCCGGCCGGCTGGCGACGGTGACAGTGCCACGGTCGTTCTACGGCGCCTCCCTGGCGGACGTCGAGCGCGCGATCCGGCCCGATCCGCCAGGCGAGCCGCTGGACCTGCGGGGCCGACTGCTCACCGTGCTCGCCACCGCCGACTTCGACAAGGCCGCCTTCGGCGGGAACCGCGTCCGCCTCGTCGTCACCGTCGCCAGCAGCAACGGCACCAGAGTGGTGGTCGCGCACCAGGACGTCCAGCCCGGCCACGACGAATACCGTTTCCCGGTCCCCGAGTGCGCGCAGACCTGTCGGCTGGTCAAGATCGAGATCGTCGCGGAGGTCGTCCCGCAGCCGCTTGTGGTGCGCTTCGACAAGCTCCTCATCGGCGACGGCGACACCGACGGCGATGGCGACTTCGACGGCAACCGGGTGCGACTCACCGGCGCGCAGTTCGCCGAGTTGGAGCGCTGGCGGCAGACCGACCCGAACTCCAGCTTCCTCTCCTCCGGTGAAGGAAAGGACGCGGGGCTCGTCATCGACATCCCGGACGGCCGACGGGCCAGGCCGGCGGGAATCAGCGTGGCCGACTCGCCGTCCCCGCTACCCGGCTGGTTGACCCGCTCGAAGGGGCAGAGACTCGGCTCCGCCCACCGATACGAGGCGATCGACGGAACGCCTGGCGAGGTGCGGGTCATGGGTCTGGCCGACCGCCTGCCGCGCCTCGGCGGGTCCGGTGTGGTCGTCGACCTGGAGTACGCCGACCGGCTCGCCGTCGCCGGCCAGAACGGCACCAAGGAGGTGTGGCTGACGCGTACCGCGCCGGCCGACGTCCTCGACAGGCTCCGCGCCCAGGGGCTGGTCGTCAAGCACGACCGGACGATCACCGCCGTACGCGACGACTACGACCGACAGGGCGCGGCGATCGCGTTGCGCTTCAACCTGTTCGCCGCCCTGGCCGGGGTGCTGATCGGGGCGGCCGGGCTGGTCGCGCTGGCGGCAGCCGAGCAGCGTAACCGGGTGGCCATGCTTGTGGCGCTGCGGCGGCAGGGCCTGCCACCGCGGGCGGTGCGTGGCGGCTACGGCTGGCCGGTCGCGGTCGCCACCGCGTCGGGCGGCATCGCCACAGTGGTGATCTGGCTGCTCACCCGCGACGGGCAGCGCCTGTTCAGCCGCGGCCGGTCACCGCTCCCGCTGCCCGAATGGCCGGACGTCGGCCGCCTGCTCCTGTTCGTGGCGCCCACGGTCGCGCTCTTCGCCCTGACCGCGGCGGTGCTGGCGCGGATCGTCGCCGCCTCGATTCGCCGCCGGACCGGCCGATGA
- a CDS encoding M23 family metallopeptidase, with product MLGPVTTGRPTTAPSHRRTRSRAIPVLLALVVTAAVVGVAVVVVPLLRPAGPRPLFQLPVSCGETWQLGTYPGHDDFDVDLFPIEGEAWGRPVLASGAGTVTVAGINGSLGGRTPENPEGPRGRGGGYWVKIDHGGKWETQYLHMLEPPLVKAGQRVAQGEQIGRLGSTGDSGAPHLHYEQRRGWDKVETHFDGTASGITTDDREYTVRRTSNNCPVVS from the coding sequence ATGCTCGGGCCGGTGACGACCGGCCGCCCCACCACAGCCCCCAGCCACCGCCGCACCCGCAGCCGGGCGATCCCCGTTCTCCTCGCGCTCGTCGTGACGGCGGCAGTCGTCGGCGTGGCCGTGGTCGTCGTGCCGTTGCTGCGGCCGGCAGGTCCCCGTCCGCTGTTCCAGCTCCCCGTCTCCTGTGGCGAGACGTGGCAGCTCGGCACGTACCCCGGCCATGACGACTTCGACGTCGATCTGTTTCCCATCGAGGGCGAGGCGTGGGGGCGCCCGGTGCTCGCCTCCGGGGCCGGCACGGTCACCGTGGCGGGCATCAACGGTTCGCTGGGTGGACGTACACCGGAGAATCCGGAAGGCCCGCGAGGTCGCGGTGGCGGCTACTGGGTGAAGATCGACCACGGCGGGAAGTGGGAGACGCAGTACCTGCACATGCTCGAACCGCCGCTGGTCAAGGCCGGCCAGCGGGTCGCCCAGGGCGAGCAGATCGGTCGGCTCGGCAGCACCGGCGACTCGGGCGCGCCGCACCTGCACTACGAGCAGCGCCGCGGCTGGGACAAGGTCGAGACCCACTTCGACGGTACGGCGTCGGGCATCACCACAGACGATCGCGAGTACACGGTCAGGCGGACGAGCAACAACTGCCCGGTCGTCTCCTGA
- a CDS encoding TetR/AcrR family transcriptional regulator produces MPKKVDHQQRRTLIADALMRVAADQGLEAVSLRHVAGAAGVSAGMVQHYFRTKDEMMAFALSVVRERSQARVTEAVAGLGENPSPRLLLRTMIAALLPLDEHTRDDGRVALAFLAYTAVRPSAAPGLREETAQLTAFIAGVLPDGRGDAAATGLLALMEGLGVHLLGGQYTAEQALTALDAHLDLLFGDPLGG; encoded by the coding sequence ATGCCCAAGAAGGTCGATCACCAGCAGCGACGCACCCTCATCGCGGACGCGTTGATGCGGGTCGCCGCGGACCAGGGCCTGGAGGCGGTCAGCCTCCGCCACGTGGCCGGCGCGGCCGGCGTGTCCGCCGGGATGGTCCAGCACTACTTCCGCACCAAGGACGAGATGATGGCGTTCGCGTTGAGCGTGGTCCGCGAGCGCAGCCAGGCCCGGGTCACCGAGGCGGTGGCGGGACTGGGCGAGAATCCCTCCCCCCGGCTGCTGCTGCGCACGATGATCGCCGCGCTCCTGCCGCTCGACGAGCACACCCGCGACGACGGTCGGGTGGCGCTCGCGTTCCTCGCGTACACGGCGGTGCGCCCGTCGGCAGCGCCTGGTCTGCGCGAGGAAACGGCCCAGCTCACCGCTTTCATCGCCGGCGTGCTGCCGGACGGCCGTGGCGACGCCGCCGCCACCGGACTGCTGGCGCTGATGGAGGGGTTGGGCGTTCACCTGCTCGGTGGGCAGTACACCGCCGAGCAGGCGTTGACCGCCCTTGACGCCCATCTCGACCTGCTCTTCGGCGACCCCCTGGGCGGCTGA
- a CDS encoding TolB family protein, whose product MTVMSTRAKLGVVAASAVLLASVAAGYAAIAAEPARTPPPAAVGDQAVTLAPGPRLLAITDRYVSSVATADPGGPRTVSGLECLRVYAAAGTGVCLKPVTAWSYQVVVLDAALRQKRTLSVPGLPNRARVSASGRMVSWTTFVGGDSYTASGFSTRTGILDTVSGATVTSLEEFAITRDGRGYRSPDVNYWGVTFTADDNHFYATMATGGRRYLVRGDMAARTVETMRTNVECPSLSPDGTRIAFKEAIDADPTRGWRLSVLDLASGRVTATAETTSVDDQAAWLDDATLAYTLRQSDGRPDVFSVPADGSGAPKLLIPGAESPSPLT is encoded by the coding sequence ATGACCGTGATGTCGACCCGGGCGAAGCTCGGCGTGGTGGCCGCGAGCGCGGTGCTGTTGGCGAGCGTGGCGGCCGGCTACGCCGCCATCGCCGCCGAGCCGGCCCGGACCCCGCCGCCGGCCGCCGTCGGGGACCAGGCGGTCACACTGGCGCCGGGCCCGCGCCTGCTGGCCATCACCGACAGGTACGTCTCAAGCGTCGCGACAGCCGATCCCGGCGGGCCGCGTACCGTCTCGGGTCTGGAATGCCTACGGGTGTACGCGGCCGCCGGCACCGGCGTCTGCCTGAAGCCTGTGACCGCGTGGTCGTACCAGGTCGTGGTGCTCGACGCGGCGCTGCGCCAGAAGCGGACGCTCAGCGTGCCCGGCCTGCCCAACCGGGCCCGGGTCTCGGCCTCGGGCCGGATGGTCTCCTGGACGACGTTCGTCGGGGGAGACTCCTACACGGCGAGCGGCTTCTCCACCCGCACCGGGATCCTCGACACCGTCAGCGGCGCCACCGTGACGTCGCTCGAGGAGTTCGCCATCACGCGCGACGGTCGCGGCTACCGCAGCCCCGACGTCAACTACTGGGGCGTCACCTTCACCGCCGACGACAACCACTTCTACGCGACCATGGCCACCGGCGGCCGGCGGTACCTCGTCCGCGGCGACATGGCCGCCCGGACCGTCGAGACGATGCGGACGAACGTGGAGTGCCCGTCCCTGTCGCCCGACGGCACCCGGATCGCCTTCAAGGAGGCGATCGACGCCGACCCGACGAGGGGCTGGCGGCTGTCGGTCCTCGACCTGGCATCCGGGCGGGTCACCGCGACGGCGGAGACCACAAGCGTCGACGATCAGGCCGCCTGGCTCGACGACGCCACGCTTGCCTACACGCTGCGCCAGAGCGACGGGCGGCCCGACGTCTTCAGCGTCCCGGCCGACGGCTCCGGGGCGCCGAAACTGCTGATCCCCGGCGCCGAGTCGCCGTCGCCGCTTACCTGA
- a CDS encoding ABC transporter ATP-binding protein, whose protein sequence is MTAETAGVAVTCHRLIHIYSTGTGDVVALSGVDLEIAAGEMVALVGPSGSGKSTLVSILGGLLQPSAGRVYVGDHELSRLSSSGLAALRGATVGTVLQGAERNLLPYVSVSRNIWLAQRPAARLAGRRLDPPEAILDLVGLAGAGKRRVADLSPGQRQRAALAQGLAAGPGLLLVDEPTSQLDASGRDEVLAALATINAERGTTVVVVTHDAEVGARLGRAVTIRDGRVGAEGRDGRDFAVVAGDGTIQLPPETLAAFPAGTLFEVDHSDDTVTLRATTSPSSARDDGATTGSGQPDHGG, encoded by the coding sequence ATGACCGCCGAGACCGCGGGTGTCGCGGTCACCTGCCACCGCCTGATCCACATCTACTCCACCGGGACCGGCGACGTCGTCGCGCTCTCCGGGGTGGACCTGGAGATCGCCGCAGGTGAGATGGTGGCCCTGGTCGGTCCGTCCGGCTCGGGCAAGTCCACTCTGGTGTCCATCCTGGGTGGCCTCCTGCAGCCCAGCGCCGGCCGCGTGTACGTGGGTGACCACGAGCTGTCCCGCCTCTCCTCCTCCGGCCTGGCCGCCCTGCGCGGGGCCACTGTCGGCACCGTCTTGCAGGGCGCCGAGCGCAACCTGCTGCCGTACGTGTCGGTGTCGCGCAACATCTGGTTGGCGCAGCGACCGGCGGCACGCCTCGCCGGGCGGCGGCTCGACCCGCCGGAGGCGATCCTGGATCTCGTCGGTCTCGCCGGAGCGGGCAAGCGGCGGGTGGCCGATCTGTCGCCGGGTCAGCGGCAGCGGGCGGCGCTGGCACAGGGGCTCGCCGCCGGGCCCGGCCTGCTCCTGGTCGACGAGCCCACCAGTCAGCTCGACGCGTCCGGCCGCGACGAGGTGCTCGCGGCGCTGGCGACCATCAACGCCGAGCGGGGCACCACGGTGGTCGTGGTGACCCACGACGCTGAGGTGGGCGCCCGACTGGGTCGGGCCGTCACCATCCGCGACGGTCGGGTCGGCGCCGAGGGGCGCGACGGCCGCGACTTCGCAGTGGTGGCCGGGGACGGCACCATCCAGTTGCCGCCGGAGACGCTTGCGGCCTTCCCGGCCGGGACACTGTTCGAGGTCGACCACTCCGACGACACGGTCACCCTCCGCGCGACGACAAGTCCGTCGTCCGCCCGGGACGACGGCGCGACGACGGGCAGCGGCCAGCCCGACCACGGCGGCTGA
- a CDS encoding MFS transporter: MRVYLSTVSRPGADPPDAGPRRQRLALVSGNVVALGTVSLITDISAEMVAAVLPLYLVLGLQLSPVAFGVLDGVHTGATALLRVVGGFVADRFRRRKLVAGVGYALSAVAKLGLLLAGRSVPAIGAVVAVDRLGKGVRSAPRDALITLSTPPEALGRAFGVHRAMDSVGAFLGPLAAFAVLLVVGQSYDAVFVTSFCVAALAVVVLVLFVREQPTTGPTTGPTSDPTADPDEPRVSVREAFGLLRSRPARRLLLAATMLGLATIGDGFVYLVLQRREDLGLRWFPLLAVGTSLAYLLLAAPLGVLADRIGRLPVVVGGYVALGVTYLLLSGPVHGWPALALTLALYGTFYAATDGVLIALAGPVLPPRLRTTGIALVQTGQALAYLVSSVVFGLAWQAWGPQTAVRAAAVVVVGVLVVTVLLLAAPSRPHSRRVSP; encoded by the coding sequence ATGCGCGTGTACCTGTCGACCGTCTCCCGGCCGGGCGCCGACCCGCCCGACGCCGGGCCACGACGCCAGCGGCTCGCGCTGGTCAGCGGCAACGTGGTCGCGCTCGGCACGGTCAGCCTGATCACCGACATCTCGGCCGAGATGGTCGCCGCCGTCCTGCCGCTCTACCTGGTGCTGGGTCTGCAACTCAGCCCGGTGGCCTTCGGCGTGCTCGACGGGGTCCACACAGGCGCCACCGCGTTGCTGCGGGTCGTCGGGGGCTTCGTCGCCGACCGGTTCCGGCGGCGCAAACTGGTCGCCGGCGTCGGCTACGCGCTCTCGGCCGTCGCCAAGCTCGGCCTGCTGCTCGCCGGCCGGTCGGTGCCCGCGATCGGCGCCGTCGTCGCCGTCGACCGGCTCGGCAAGGGTGTGCGCAGCGCGCCCCGCGACGCGCTCATCACGCTCTCCACCCCTCCCGAGGCCCTGGGTCGGGCGTTCGGGGTGCACCGGGCGATGGACAGCGTCGGCGCGTTCCTCGGGCCACTCGCCGCGTTCGCCGTCCTGCTGGTCGTCGGGCAGTCGTACGACGCGGTCTTCGTCACCAGCTTCTGCGTCGCCGCCCTGGCCGTCGTCGTGCTCGTGCTGTTCGTCCGCGAACAGCCGACCACCGGGCCGACCACCGGGCCGACCAGCGACCCGACCGCCGACCCGGACGAGCCTCGGGTCTCCGTCCGCGAGGCGTTCGGCCTGCTGCGCAGCCGGCCCGCCCGTCGGCTGCTGCTGGCCGCGACGATGCTCGGGCTGGCCACCATCGGCGACGGCTTCGTCTACCTGGTGCTCCAGCGCCGAGAGGACCTCGGTCTGCGGTGGTTCCCGCTGCTGGCGGTCGGCACCAGCCTGGCCTACCTGCTGCTCGCCGCCCCACTCGGCGTCCTCGCCGACCGGATCGGGCGGCTGCCGGTCGTGGTGGGCGGCTATGTGGCCCTCGGCGTGACGTACCTGCTGCTGTCCGGCCCGGTGCACGGATGGCCTGCGCTCGCGCTGACGTTGGCGCTGTACGGCACGTTCTACGCCGCCACCGACGGCGTGCTCATCGCGCTCGCCGGACCGGTGCTGCCGCCGCGGCTACGGACCACCGGGATCGCACTGGTCCAGACCGGGCAGGCGCTGGCGTACCTCGTCTCCTCGGTCGTTTTCGGTCTGGCCTGGCAGGCGTGGGGGCCGCAGACCGCGGTCCGGGCGGCGGCCGTGGTCGTCGTCGGCGTCCTCGTCGTGACAGTGCTTCTGCTGGCCGCCCCGTCCCGCCCGCACTCCCGGAGGGTGTCCCCATGA
- a CDS encoding ABC transporter ATP-binding protein, whose product MLTVDGMSIGYGDGPVVLRDVSVTVRPGRVLAVTGASGAGKTTLLHAMAGLLRPRDGVVNVDGQPLRDRDHAVEHRIVLVPQDNGLAPILTAAENLQVALVADGVAAPQARRQTATALDQLGLATQADQLVEELSGGQQQRTAIARGLALRGGVLLADEVTSELDAGNRQRVLNLLHDEARRGAAVVFATHDPEVAAACEAELHLVEGRAEVVRD is encoded by the coding sequence ATGCTGACAGTCGACGGCATGTCCATCGGTTACGGTGACGGTCCGGTCGTCCTGCGGGACGTCTCGGTGACGGTCCGACCGGGTCGGGTCCTGGCGGTGACCGGGGCGTCGGGCGCGGGCAAGACGACCCTGCTCCACGCCATGGCCGGGTTGCTGCGGCCACGCGACGGCGTGGTGAACGTCGACGGGCAGCCGCTGCGCGACCGTGATCACGCGGTGGAGCACCGCATCGTCCTCGTTCCGCAGGACAACGGCCTGGCCCCGATCCTCACCGCGGCCGAGAACCTGCAGGTGGCGCTCGTCGCTGACGGCGTGGCGGCACCGCAGGCGCGGCGGCAGACCGCGACGGCGCTGGATCAGCTCGGCCTCGCCACCCAGGCCGACCAACTGGTCGAGGAACTGTCCGGCGGTCAGCAGCAACGGACGGCCATCGCCCGCGGCCTCGCGCTGCGCGGCGGCGTGCTGCTGGCCGACGAGGTGACAAGCGAGCTGGACGCGGGCAACCGGCAACGAGTGCTGAATCTGCTGCACGACGAGGCGCGGCGCGGGGCGGCCGTCGTCTTCGCCACCCACGATCCGGAGGTGGCCGCCGCCTGCGAGGCGGAGCTGCACCTCGTCGAGGGGCGCGCCGAGGTCGTCCGCGACTGA
- a CDS encoding alkaline phosphatase D family protein, with protein sequence MTRLSRRIFVLSGLAAAGAAVTPWQGARAAVPYPFKLGVASGDPASDSVVLWTRLAPSPLNADGQGGMANADVTVEWQVSTTDRFSSLVASGSVVARYADAHSVHVVAGGLAADSDYYYRFRAQGQISPVGRTRTAPAPGTFGRDLVMAFASCAHYEAGYYTAYRRMAEENPGLILHLGDYIYEGGVGSSTVRQHVGNEIVSLADYRRRYALYKSDPDLQAAHAAAPWLVVPDDHEVENNYANMVRADSSPTLTAAQWTARRTAAYRAYYENMPLRPASAPSGNSIPLYRRVRWGQLATFHMLDTRQFRDDQACGDGWKVCADADLASRSLTGATQEAWLLDGLAQHYGTWDILGQQVFFARQYEASGAASMDAWDGYRASRSRIQTGWQQRAVRNPLVLTGDVHKSWANELKADYANPSSATIGTELVCTSITSTGNGTGSTTIPNAATNPHLKFYSDRRGYVRTTIGRSQVRADFRAVNTVTEHDAPASTVRSFVILDGQPGLQAG encoded by the coding sequence ATGACAAGGCTGAGCCGTCGCATCTTCGTCCTCAGTGGACTCGCTGCCGCCGGCGCCGCGGTGACACCCTGGCAGGGTGCCCGCGCCGCGGTGCCGTACCCCTTCAAACTCGGTGTGGCGTCCGGTGACCCGGCGTCCGACAGCGTGGTCCTGTGGACCCGCCTGGCGCCCTCGCCGCTCAACGCCGACGGGCAGGGCGGCATGGCCAACGCCGACGTGACTGTCGAGTGGCAGGTGTCGACGACCGACCGTTTCTCGTCGCTCGTCGCGTCCGGCTCGGTGGTCGCGCGCTATGCCGACGCCCACTCGGTACACGTCGTCGCGGGCGGCCTCGCCGCCGACTCCGACTACTACTACCGGTTCCGGGCGCAGGGGCAGATCTCCCCGGTGGGACGGACCCGCACCGCGCCGGCCCCGGGCACCTTCGGCCGCGACCTGGTGATGGCCTTCGCGTCCTGCGCCCACTACGAGGCCGGCTACTACACCGCGTACCGGCGGATGGCCGAGGAGAACCCTGGGCTGATCCTGCACCTCGGCGACTACATCTACGAGGGCGGCGTCGGCAGCTCCACGGTGCGGCAGCACGTGGGTAACGAGATCGTGTCGCTTGCCGACTACCGCCGCCGGTACGCCCTCTACAAGTCCGACCCGGACCTGCAGGCGGCGCACGCGGCAGCGCCCTGGCTTGTCGTGCCGGACGACCACGAGGTGGAGAACAACTACGCGAACATGGTCCGGGCCGACAGCAGCCCGACGCTGACGGCGGCCCAGTGGACCGCCCGGCGCACCGCCGCGTACCGGGCCTACTACGAGAACATGCCGCTGCGGCCTGCCTCCGCGCCGAGCGGCAACAGCATCCCGCTGTACCGCCGCGTCCGGTGGGGGCAGCTCGCCACCTTCCACATGCTCGACACCCGGCAGTTCCGCGACGACCAGGCGTGCGGTGACGGCTGGAAGGTCTGCGCGGACGCGGACCTGGCCTCCCGGTCGCTGACCGGCGCGACCCAGGAGGCCTGGCTGCTGGACGGTCTGGCGCAGCACTACGGCACCTGGGACATCCTCGGTCAGCAGGTGTTCTTCGCCCGCCAGTACGAGGCGAGCGGGGCGGCGAGCATGGACGCCTGGGACGGCTACCGGGCGTCGCGCAGCCGCATCCAGACCGGCTGGCAGCAGCGCGCGGTGCGCAACCCGCTCGTGCTCACCGGGGACGTGCACAAGTCCTGGGCCAACGAGCTGAAGGCCGACTACGCCAACCCGTCGTCGGCGACGATCGGCACCGAGCTGGTCTGCACCTCGATCACCTCGACCGGCAACGGCACCGGCAGCACGACAATCCCGAACGCGGCCACCAACCCGCACCTCAAGTTCTACTCCGACCGGCGCGGCTACGTCCGTACCACGATCGGTCGCAGCCAGGTCCGCGCGGACTTCCGGGCGGTCAACACGGTGACCGAGCACGACGCGCCCGCGTCGACGGTGCGCTCGTTCGTCATCCTCGACGGCCAGCCCGGCCTGCAGGCCGGGTAG